From Micromonospora echinaurantiaca:
TCGGCGAACCGGTCCGCCGAGCGGCGCAGGTCGTCCAGGTGGGCGTCCGGCGGGCGGCCGGCGCCGGCCTCGATGTCCGCCGCCCGGGCCGCCGCCGAGGCGTACATCGGCACCTGCTCACCGGTACGGGCCGCGGTCAGCAGGTTGACGAAGCCGTCGGCGTTGCGGGCCAGGTGCGTCAGCACGTGCCCGCGGGTCCAGCCGGGCAGCAGCGACGCGGCGGCGATGTCCGTATGGTCGAAGGTGGCCGCGGTGCGCAGCAGGCGCGCCGTGGCGTCGTCCACCTCACCGGTCAGCAGGAGCGGATCCGTGGTCACGTCCCGACCCTAACGGTCGCCCGCCCGCACGTCGCCGGGGAAATCGCTTTCGGCGCGTCGCCGGGACCCCTACCGTCGGCTCGAACGCGGCACCGGGCTCGGAGGAGGTGGTGATCATGCCGGACTCAGCGCGCGTGCGTCACCCACTCCGATACCGATGAGGATTTCATGACCATCGACCTGACCGCCCTCGGCTGGGACGCCGACCGGGCGGCACACCTGCGCCGTCGTACCGACCACCGCCCGGGCCGGGTGGCCCGGGTCGACCGCGGCGTCTGCACCGTGCTCTGCGCGGACGGCCCGGTCCGCGCCACCCTGGGCGGGGCGGTGCTGGCCGCCGCCGCCCACGACCTGACCCGGCTGCCCTGCGCCGGGGACTGGGTGCTGCTCGGCACCTGGCCCGACTCGCGGATCACCGTCGAGACGGTGCTGCCCCGGCGCACCGCGCTGATCCGGCGGACCGCCGGCAAGGACGCCAGCGGCCAGGTGCTCGCCGCGAACCTGGACGCCGCCGCCGTGGTGGAGCCGGTGCACCCCGAGCCGGACGTCGGCCGGATCGAGCGGCTGCTCTCCCTCGCCCACGAGTCGGGCGCCCGGCCGCTGGTGGTGCTCACCAAGGCCGACCTGGCCGCCGACCCGGCGGCGATCGCCCGGCAGATCGCCGCCGTCGCCCCCGGGGTGCCCGTGCTGCCGGTCAGCGCCGAGCGGGGCACCGGCCTGGACCCGTTGCGCGCCGAGGTGGCGCCCGGCCGCACGCTGGGCCTGCTCGGCCCGTCCGGTGCCGGCAAGTCGAGCCTGGTCAACGCGTTGGCCGGGGCGCTGGTGATGCCGACCCAGGCGATCCGCCGGGTCGACGGCAAGGGCCGGCACACCACCACCTGGCGGGCCCTGGTCGCGGTGCCCGGCGGCGGGGCCGTGCTGGACACCCCCGGGGTGCGGGCGGTCGGCCTGCTCGACGGCTCGGCCGGGCTCGACCGGGCCTTCGCCGACATCGCCGCGCTCGCCACCGGCTGCCGGTACGGCGACTGCGGGCACGACGGGGAGCCCGGCTGCGCGGTGCGCGAGGCGCTGGAGAGCGGCGAACTGCCGGCGCGACGCTGGGAGAGCTGGCGGCGCCTGCAGCGGGAGGTGGCGTACGAGACCCGCCGCCGGGAGACCCGACTGGCCGCCGAGCGCCGCGGCGGCTGGCGTGGCGCCCGCCGGCGGGCCAACCGGCCGGCCCGACCGCCCTCGTCCGGCGGGTTCTGACCCGCGGCGCCGGTGACCGAGAGTGGATCACCGGCGACCGGTCGCTCGACCGCCCTCGCCGCCGCACCGGGCCCGGCGAGGGCGGTCGTCGTCGCCGTACCGGGGGCGGACGGCCGCGGTCGTCGCCGCACTTGCGGGGCGCGGCCGACCGGGCTGAGCTGCGGGAATGCGCCGGTCGGGAAAAGTGTCGTACCTCGGGGCTAGAGTTGCCGAGGCGCTTTTCTGCGCCCGCACAACCGCTCAGAATCACCACGGAGCGGGACAGATCCTCCTCTCTTCTTCACCCGGGAGTACACGGACAGTGGCCGACCGACTGATCATCCGTGGCGCGCGCGAACACAACCTGCGTGACGTCAGTCTCGACCTGCCCCGGGACGCCCTGATCGTCTTCACCGGGCTCTCCGGGTCGGGCAAGTCGAGCCTGGCCTTCGATACGATCTTCGCCGAGGGGCAGCGCCGCTACGTCGAGTCGCTCTCCTCGTACGCCCGGCAGTTCCTCGGCCAGATGGACAAGCCGGACGTCGACTTCATCGAGGGCCTCAGCCCGGCCGTCTCGATCGACCAGAAGTCCACCTCGCGCAACCCGCGCTCCACCGTCGGCACGATCACCGAGGTCTACGACTACCTCCGTCTGCTCTTCGCCCGCATCGGCGAGCCGCACTGCCCGGTCTGCGGCGAGCGGATCTCCCGGCAGAGCCCGCAGCAGATCGTCGACCGGGTGCTCGCCATGGCCGAGGGCACCCGGTTCATGGTGCTCGCCCCGGTGGTCCGCGGCCGCAAGGGCGAGTACGTCGACCTCTTCGCCGAACTCCAGGCCAAGGGCTACGCCCGGGCCCGGGTCGACGGCGTGGTGCACCCGCTGACCGAGCCGCCGAAGCTCAAGAAGCAGGAGAAGCACACCATCGAGGTGGTGATCGACCGGCTCACCGTCAAGCCGAGCGCCAAGCAGCGGCTCACCGACTCGGTCGAGGCGGCCCTGGGCCTCTCCGGCGGGCTGGTGCTGCTCGACTTCGTCGACCTGCCCGAGGACGACCCGGAGCGGGAGCGCCGCTTCTCCGAGAACCTGGCCTGCCCGAACGACCACCCGCTGGCCATCGAGGACCTGGAACCCCGGGTCTTCTCCTTCAACGCCCCGTACGGCGCCTGCCCCGAGTGCACCGGCCTGGGCACCAAGAAGGAGGTCGACCCCGAGCTGGTCGTGCCCGACCCGGAGCGCACCCTGCGCGAGGGCGCCATCCAGCCCTGGGCCACCGGGCACAACCTGGAATACTTCCTGCGGCTGCTGGAGGCGCTCGGCGAGGCCGAGCACTTCGACGTCGACACCCCGTGGCGGGCCCTGCCCTCCCGGGCGCAGAAGACCATCCTGCACGGCTCCGACGACCAGGTGCACGTGCGCTACCGCAACAAGTACGGCCGCGAGCGCTCCTACTACACCGGCTTCGAGGGCGTGGTGCAGTGGATCGAGCGCCGGCACGCCGACACCGAGTCGGACTGGTCGCGGGACAAGTACGAGGGCTACATGCGGGACGTGCCCTGCGCGGCCTGCGGCGGCGCCCGGCTCAAGCCCGAGGTGCTCGCGGTCACCATCGCCGGCAAGAGCATCGCCGAGGTCTGCAACCTGTCGGTGGGTGAGTGCGCCGAGCTGCTGGCCGGCATCGAGCTGACCGACCGACAGAAGATGATCGCCGAGCGGGTGCTCAAGGAGATCAACGCCCGGCTGCGGTTCCTGCTCGACGTCGGCCTGGACTACCTCTCCCTGGACCGGCCAGCCGGCACCCTCTCCGGCGGCGAGGCGCAGCGCATCCGGCTGGCCACCCAGATCGGCTCCGGCCTGGTCGGCGTGCTCTACGTGCTGGACGAGCCGTCCATCGGGCTGCACCAGCGCGACAACCACCGGCTGATCGAGACCCTGGTCCGGCTGCGCGGCCTGGGCAACACGCTGATCGTCGTCGAGCACGACGAGGACACCATCCGTACCGCCGACTGGATCGTCGACATCGGCCCGGGCGCCGGCGAGCACGGCGGCAAGATCGTGCACAGCGGCTCGGTGCCGGCGCTGCTGGAGAACCAGGATTCGGTGACCGGGGCGTACCTGTCCGGCCGCAAGTCGATCCCGACGCCGCGGTCGCGCCGC
This genomic window contains:
- the rsgA gene encoding ribosome small subunit-dependent GTPase A; protein product: MTIDLTALGWDADRAAHLRRRTDHRPGRVARVDRGVCTVLCADGPVRATLGGAVLAAAAHDLTRLPCAGDWVLLGTWPDSRITVETVLPRRTALIRRTAGKDASGQVLAANLDAAAVVEPVHPEPDVGRIERLLSLAHESGARPLVVLTKADLAADPAAIARQIAAVAPGVPVLPVSAERGTGLDPLRAEVAPGRTLGLLGPSGAGKSSLVNALAGALVMPTQAIRRVDGKGRHTTTWRALVAVPGGGAVLDTPGVRAVGLLDGSAGLDRAFADIAALATGCRYGDCGHDGEPGCAVREALESGELPARRWESWRRLQREVAYETRRRETRLAAERRGGWRGARRRANRPARPPSSGGF
- the uvrA gene encoding excinuclease ABC subunit UvrA → MADRLIIRGAREHNLRDVSLDLPRDALIVFTGLSGSGKSSLAFDTIFAEGQRRYVESLSSYARQFLGQMDKPDVDFIEGLSPAVSIDQKSTSRNPRSTVGTITEVYDYLRLLFARIGEPHCPVCGERISRQSPQQIVDRVLAMAEGTRFMVLAPVVRGRKGEYVDLFAELQAKGYARARVDGVVHPLTEPPKLKKQEKHTIEVVIDRLTVKPSAKQRLTDSVEAALGLSGGLVLLDFVDLPEDDPERERRFSENLACPNDHPLAIEDLEPRVFSFNAPYGACPECTGLGTKKEVDPELVVPDPERTLREGAIQPWATGHNLEYFLRLLEALGEAEHFDVDTPWRALPSRAQKTILHGSDDQVHVRYRNKYGRERSYYTGFEGVVQWIERRHADTESDWSRDKYEGYMRDVPCAACGGARLKPEVLAVTIAGKSIAEVCNLSVGECAELLAGIELTDRQKMIAERVLKEINARLRFLLDVGLDYLSLDRPAGTLSGGEAQRIRLATQIGSGLVGVLYVLDEPSIGLHQRDNHRLIETLVRLRGLGNTLIVVEHDEDTIRTADWIVDIGPGAGEHGGKIVHSGSVPALLENQDSVTGAYLSGRKSIPTPRSRRPQTPGRELVVHGAREHNLRNLTVSFPLGQLIAVTGVSGSGKSTLVNDILYAVLANQINGARLVPGRHTRVSGLEHVDKVVGVDQSPIGRTPRSNPATYTGVWDHVRKLFAETTEAKVRGYGPGRFSFNVKGGRCEACSGDGTIKIEMNFLPDVYVPCEVCKGARYNRETLEVHYKGKTVSDVLEMPIEEAAEFFSAIPAIHRHLKTLVDVGLGYVRLGQPAPTLSGGEAQRVKLASELQKRSTGRTVYVLDEPTTGLHFEDIRKLLMVLEGLVDKGNTVITIEHNLDVIKSADWLIDMGPEGGHRGGTVLATGTPEEVAEVAESHTGQFLRQVLKLDGAAKGATAATTRAAKANGATKRTTRKTAAAAR